agcctctagccgactttccgagctattcttgaccctgcaaacctagggttagaGGAAagagataagctacaagagcctagtgagcagaacgtaaaaacaatttattaaacatatgctctcatgaaatgcatcacaacacaaacaatacacatcaagatggacttgtcactagtaaccctctacatatccaaataatacccggccctcgacggagctccttaggacttcctcttaaacataacataacatgtccaactgtgccaggggcgtagaatgggcctcgacctagactttctcttacatcgtgccaggggcgtagaatgggccttaacctggacttccatatcatatcatatcatatcatatcgagggctagtgggtcatccaatatccatccacatcaacagtaaattatgcaatgcatcatattcgtgaattctaatgcaacaacctattacataacatggcattcatgatgcatgaatatgcttaaaagtttgattactttaaaaacaatagattggtttagttctactcacctctagttgACGCTCGACTGTCAAAGACGTAGCTggctcactgaaggcctctatggtctccctggtctgatcctacacaggtggactcaaatgagggaccaaacacatctctaacaagactctaaatatctctccaaaaaccccctaaaacatgataaaacatgcattcaaaacaggcaaaggaaggctgggcaggggactttcggcggcgggttcagtggccgaaggtccctacagatccgaaagtcaggcactttcagaggcagtttcggcggccaaaggtctccacagatccgaaagtcaggcattttcgggggcaggttcggcagcctaaccccTTCACAAATCCAAAAGTCCTCCCTTTTatgggcaggtttggcggccaaaggctgcctccacaggcaggttcggcggtcgaaccttgcttcggcggccgaatctgggttCTGCAGGAtggtagaacccgattctgcctcaacactcagccaccaaaactcacCAGACTCATACCCAActtcctacaacatgcatactcactccaacatgcataaggggtataaaaactagcctaaaccccaacaacaaccaCAAAACTCATCAAGaaagcatacattcatcaacaacccaactcaaagcctataaccttAGATATAGccatatcatataattttaacccttaaccctttttaaaacttgcttaaaacataaacaaaagtgaggatctacacttacctcttgaagatcgaaggtagatgtgacccaaacttggagctgaggagaaacggtctcctaaactttaaaatctttgatccaagcttaaaacttcaaaaataaacaaaaactcatgaaaatttgaaggaaaaatataaaatcattaaaggaagggcaagaactcacctttgcccgaaaatggagagagaaactcccccattttcggactggaggcctcttataggtggctgaccagaccaccttcgggggccgaaagagaGCTCctgcggcagcaccatgttcggcgaccgaacctgggcttatccctcaaaaatatttttctttcattttaaaaccttaactcaaaactaattaataaaatcatgaaaaacattttgtaaaaacatattttacccttctaagaggttccggtATTCGAGATTCccggattccaacggggattccgtcggaaagttggaattccgacatcggaatctagtcgggtattacaatgttAGATTACATTCTCTAACGGTAACTTCCCATGGAGTCTCGCCCCGTAGTTGAGAAAGTGAGTTTTGACGAAGAGTTAAGACCTAAAGCATCTGATCTTATTTTTCCTTGATGGAATCGAGTATTATCTGATCAGACCCTTGTCACATGGTCCTGTCTTTGAGTGCCAGCACATGGCTTACTTTAGGTGATTATTGTGTTATATTAGAAGTTCCCCCGCTGGTgttcgattctttagattcgaaggtgacAATTGTCTTCACGATCTCGGGCATGTGGCCTGTTTAGATTGGCCTTTTATGCTCGCATTACTTTCCCTGCTCCTACCTATAAATGACGATTGccctatttttcatttttaatgagAAATCTTTCCTTCTATACTCTttgtcattattttttataagtgtTTATATGCTTGGTACTCAACCATAACTCTCATCCAACTATCGTCAATAAGACTTAAATAGTCTCTTTTAAAACATTGCTAAGGGGTTAACACCTGACTATAACACCTGGTTACTGGCCTAACTAAtggtcataaaataaataacttagaAAATTTATACAATAGGATCAACACCCAAACATATGGTTTggcggatacccgccttgtggcctaggcataaaataccttagaaatttttatgaaataggGCTAACACTTGGTTGCGTGGCCTAGCTAATGACCATAAAATGAATAACTTGAAAAATTTTGTAAAGCAGGATCAACACCCGAATATGTGCCTGGCaaatactcgccttgtggcctaggcATAAAGTGCCTTAGACTTTTTGTAAAATAGGATTAACACCCGGTCATGTGGCCTGAAAGATATTTgtctgatagaacatattttagtccattttatcttgatattattgatgattatttacatgatttctgcttaatttagtgctcttgacattattttgcagaaaatggtgaaaaaggacattttggagaaaatatccttaaaactgccttaaatggagcaaaggagagcaagcttgccaagttggaatcaagtcaagctaaataaggaaagttctaaataaggaaagttctaaataaggaaagttctaaataaggaaagtggcaaatatggaaagaacattcagccaaagcaatttgaaattcaaatttcaaatctccaagtagccctttccttattcaagaagccaagtctcaagttgccataaatgaagaaccaaatgaggaaagtattttgaatttcaaatcttcaagattcatattcaaattttgaatttcaaaatccagcttatcaaggaagccaaatccaaagatcacatgcttgccacctcatgccttgcacattcaaaattcaaattgcaaaggaggctccaccttccttattagtgcatgggtggcaaggagagtgtgaaggcaagtcttgggcaccttgggcagcatcttgaagacacttaggcagcaaacaaagaccaaaagacccactcttgcaAGAGCCACACATGCCACACGCCTCCCtccttcacacatgtgcatgggcggcaacaCTTGAAGACCAAGGGCAATGTGGACAGCCTCTtaaaaacgtgggcagcctcttgaaacccCAAGACAGCACCTCAAGACATATATAAACTCTTCTAAAGGCCAGCCACAAAGGGAGATAACATCTTCaccattcggccaagcaaggaaGGTGCACCAAGGCTTCTCCTCTCAATTCGGTTCCCCTTTTCCATCTTCTCTTCttgtttttgatttttgtttcagccatgagaggctgaaaccttttattctagttgaagattggttgaaactaaagttgattaatgaattgtgagatctgaacataaactgtttgtctttggtttgttcaatattcatacaatttagtgcttgaatctattattgctttgttgttttgatcaaattggccacttgattcttgattgcaaagtaattaattgttagtttggataattttaagtctgtaattgcttgaattattcaaacataagaacacttggtgtaacaactaagaaattgtatgatctagcaacatctcatacgtttgagtagctaggattggatctctctttttcttcatgcaattaacaattgttttaatgcctaagacccaaggacgttccttggcaatttgttaattagtaattaattagaggacgttttctaattggtttaatcataaggagagacatggtggtgagaagcgttttccatctccataactaatctattgaaccaatctaaagaacataagtttcaatgatcaatccaaacaactgaagtggatctaactcttcaactagacctttctcatattagatttccattttattttcaaattttgcttatttaattgcttttagtagttgctcaatcaatcaatctcaaaacccctcattttactttcagtttatttgctttcaatttatctcgtttcaatttatttctctttcagtttacttttgtttcagttaattttcttgatcttgataaggaagataggtgagttttcaattctctgtggattcgatcctttaccactatctacagtagtaatattgttgataaccagaaatgttatttttgataggcttcgacaaccgcgagtcaccgtCTCATTGCCCTTTTTGATAGAAACTTGCATTTGTCTTTTAGGACTAATATCCGAAGACTTGCCTAACGTTATCTGCCTTGTGGTGCTCTTCGACAGAAAGTTTCCTTTGTCATTTGGGACTAATGCCCAAAAATTCGCCTAGCGGTTACCCGCCTTGTAGCGCTTTTGGCAGAAActtgccttagaaactttttgtgaaatgAGACTAACATCCAGTCATGTGGCCTGACTCATACATGCCTTGTGGCGTGGACATAAATTGCATTAGAAACTTTTTGTAAATGAGACTAACATCCGGTCGCATAGCCTGACGAATACCCGCTTTGTGGCCTTGGCATACaataccttagaaactttttgtgaagcaGGACTAATACATGGTCATGTGGCCTGGAggatacctgccttgtggcctagtataaaatattttagaaacttTTTATAAAGCGGGAATAATACCTGGTCATGTGGCCTGGCGGATACCCACCTTatggcctggcataagatgccttgtttagctaGACTAATACCCAGATTAGGTGGCCTTGTAAAACCCGCCTTGTGATTTTGCATAAGATGCCCTATTTAGCGAGACTAACACCTAGATTAGATGACCTGGTGGATACCCACCTTATGACATGGCATAAGATACCTTATTTAGCGAGATTAACACCCGAATTAGGTGGCCTGGCGGATAACCATCTTATGGCCTGGCATaggatgccttgtttagcgggactaatacCTGGATTAGGTGGCCTGGCATAATATGCCTTGTTTAGctggactaacacccagattagaTAGCCTAGCAGATAACTGCCTTGTAGCCTGGCATAAGATGCATTATTTAGCGGGATTAACACCAAGATTAGGTGGCCTGATGGATATCTGTCTTGCGGTCTTTTTCTTGTCTCTAGATATCCTCGCCTCTCTAgcttttggttttgcttttgactcgtccttttgtcctctctcaACACTTAGACTTCATCATCTAGCATGATGTACTTCTGGACTTTGTCCATTAGTTGTTGGTACATAACAACTAAGTTTTTTATTAGGGAATCCCTGAACTTGATGCTGCATATTCCTTTCTTTAATGCTTCATATGCTAtctcattatttaattattcaacCTGTAATGCCTCTGCATTGAAACGTAAggtaaaactccttaaagactcgctcTCTCCTTGGCGAATCTTTCGCAAGTTAGGggagagctttttaggaggtatacaagtaataaacctatatttaaataacatagcaaatTGTGTAAAGTTCTAAATTGAACCTGAGCTAAGATGTTAGTACTATTTTTGAGCCAAACCTATGAATGTTGACGGAAACACTCGGTACAACACAAAGTCATTGACATCTTCGAGTTGCATTGTTATTCTAAAGATCGTCAGGTGATTCCTAGGTCTATTGTTCCGTCATATTTGTCAAAATTTGGGAGGTTGAACTTAGCGAGAAATGTCCCTGCCAATATCTCTTCTGATAGGGGCGAGGCATTGTTTAGCCCATAATGTCCCTCCTActccttctggtacctttgcATGCTCGTATCAACTTCCAATCTACGTGCTTCGAAGTCTCGTCCGACGATTCTTCATCCTCTAGCTTGGCCTTAGCCTTGGACTGTGTTTGGATTGTCTCTGTCTGAGTGCTTGGAGTGTCGATGGAGGCCTCCTCCTTTATCTTGGAAGCCATGAAGGAGGCCTTCTCCCGAGCTTTATACTGCTCGAGAGTGGCATATAGTCTTTTTATGTACTGCAGTATCTACTCATTATTTAGATTGCTTAAATAAGCTTCATTGGGTATTGATGGGGTGTTTTGTCCACTACCAGGAGTACGGGGAAATGATTATGCCCTTATTAGCAGCAGTTTTAGTAATAGCTCATGAATTGTCAGCCATTTTAGAGTATATAAGAGGGAAAGTAttgttttttaagagaaaatgaaagattGGATTCTAATTCAATTGAACAGAGAAAATCCAATAGAAGTTTTCGGCAACTGAACCAAATGATGCGACTAAAACAAAGCTATGCCGCGATTGGTCACTCTGCTAGAAAGAGAATATGAGGTGGTTGGTGTCTATGACaatcactccgacgctcaagtcaataaacaGAAGAAAAGAGTGAATATAAGGAATTGCTTATAACTCAATAGTAGTTATATAAGAATCCATATCTTGATCTCTGCGATCATtaacttttatactataaaaagataAAGTTAATTATCGATTCTCCTGAAAATTCGGTTGGTACCAACTAATTGATAGAAGATTCTGCGATTACAAGCGTAATGAAAATCTACTAAATTGTATTTCAATAACAGTAACTTCCTATGAAACCTCGCTCCATAATTAAGAGGGCGTGTATTGACGAAAAACTGATATCTGAAGCATACAGGTCTTCTTTTCCCTTGATGGGGTCGCGTCTTCTTTTCCCTAATGGAGTTGAGTATTATCTAATCAAACATTTGTCATATAATTTGTCTTCAAATGTCAGCACATAACTTACTTTCAGCGATTATCATTCAATATTAATATCCAATTATTATCTTTCTATacacatttttcatttttctacttttctcattgtatatatatacatattttctctgttattttttttccctctaTATCCCTTCTCCCTCTCTTTATTTCATCCCTTCTCCCTCTCTTTATTTCATGCATTACTATTATACTTTTATGTTGCTGTTGAATTCATTACAACTACCTATATATTGTCttaaatttatacatattactacattattatttgtttaagttataaactaatatttttattaactatttttattttatatatttatcaagtttaataatatttttattaattaattttaatttatcaatagttatcataatattatatatatagttataTTGCTTCatactatatatttttaacacttaaattgtaattattaatcttattaatcaaattaactattaaatttaactaaagTAGTTATTGCCATGTCCATATTTTAGGAAAAGTGACTAGTTAAATAATTTAAGCATTTTCtatacaaataaattaaacatttgctttttttttttaaaaaaaaaactaaattaaacatttaatttaatactaaaaaattttattaaaaagagtTTTAAATAATccaaacataacctgtaaacctaagttattcttatccttgccctAAACACATTTTCTTTCAACGCCGCCCACTTCTCATCTTCTCCCTCAACTTCTCCTTACTCGAGTTGCGGTTGTACCAGCACGGAAATACAGCCTAGCAACACCTAACAAGTCGTTTCTCCCTCCGCAACGACAGCCATACCAACACCCAACGGCATTTCTCTCTCCGCGCGTTGTTTCTCCCATCACTCGTTGTTAATGCGATCCTTACTCAGGCATTTTGTCCATAAGCCCACTGCACTTGTCCTCGGTGCTACTTCTCGTCTTGCTGCTCACCTTCCTTGCTGCTAGTCCTTGTCATCAGTCACGCCGCTGGTCCTCGTCCTCAGCCACGTTGCTACTCTTTGTGATGCTTCCCTCTAGCCGCCCGGTGAGGTATTGAATTAATGCCTTCAACTGCAGATCTGTGTATTATACAGTGTTAGTTAGAATACTATAAGAAATTTGAAATAACAATGTACTATGAtttaaaacaatttattttgaagattgaTTTATGAGATTTGTGTGTTCatatttctcatattgatttgtATTTCTGGAAATTTGGAATGTGTTCGTTAAATTCTAAGATTTAtggaatttatttattaaaattagattTCTGAGATTTGTGCGTTTCATGTTTGTGGTGGAAGGCATTTGACTTGTGTGGGTACCGATTCGGGTATTTAACCGGAaaagttattttaattaattaacatttcaccgcaattatttaaatttaatctggTTCGTTTGGATTTGGGTAATCCGTTTTGCAATGAAAATGGGTAAtggaatttaatttctaaaaggGTTTGAGCCGGattcaaatattataaatataaatggatTTGGATTTGAATACACCCTACCTAAACCTACATATAATCATCTTttctaatgatattttaattttggtaaataaaaaaaaaaacttctttttcaagttattttaaaggaaacaaaattaaaataaaataattgcagGTATCTAGTTagagaagggaaaaaaaaagtaatttatttttggaaaaaatttatGTGCAAATTCAATGTATAAATATAggtaattcatttaatttttatatggaTTGACtcgtatatttatattttgattttgtaAATTACCCAATATTTATATGCATTCTGGTAATTTATGCTGACCGTTTTAACTTGCAACTCAAAAGACAATGTTAGTGGAGTGCAAGTCTTGGACTCTAATTCTGTATTGATAAGGAATTTTCTTTATCAAGAACAGTAAGATGTTTATTCATGATAACAAATACTGAACACCTAATTCCATAAATGCGAGTACACCCATATCAATTACAAATGTGTAGGCGGTATCAAATTCAACTATCTATACATGAGATAACCGTCTCATTTCAGATCAAGGGATTTCAAGAGGTTTCTGCAGCGCTAGGAAGGTAGAAATTTCATGCAGATTGGTGGGTTTATTTTGGCCAGAGCAAGCACAGCAGCAGGAAGAGTCCATAGCCCTTCTCCACAGATCAATCCTGAAGCAACTGCTGGTACCATAAGCTCTGCCTTCTTTGTACTGATTTTTTGCCATGTGAAAACAATTAAACTTCCAACACACATATCAATGGCGAAGTAAGCACCCACAAGGAAGGGAACTGCCATAACCATTGGAAGTGGCATCCATTGACCAAGTTTCTGCGGCGAGAGATCTCTCACGAGGTTAACTGCTACTGCAAAACCAAAAAAGCCATAACAAAGCTGTAAACAATGTTGAGGCAGAGCTGAGAATCCCTGAACTCCAAGGATTGCCATGTTTCTATAGATTAGTGCATAAGGAGCCTTAAACTCTTCCTTTGGATTTCCAACATCAAATGCTTTGTAGAAGAGGAAGAAGCTGAGAGGAGCCATCACACAGCCAACTGCAGTTCCAATAACCTGGCTCATGAACATAGCTCTTGGAGATGTGCGAGTAAGATGGGCTGTCTTAAAATCCTGCATAAGGATGCAAGCAACAGAGACAACAGATTTTATAAGGCCACACCCGGCAAGAGCTGCAACGACACCGTTCTCTTTCCCAGACAGTGCAGCTAGTACAAAGAGAGCAACTTTGCCATAATTATAAGCCATGTTCATGTCGGTAAGACCAGCTCCATAAGCATTGCAAAATGCCAGAGATGGAGCAAGAATGTAAGAAACTACAACATAGTACCATTTAAGCTGAGGGAATATCATTGGGACAGCGATTGTGGATATAATGGAGAAGAAGACATATCCGACGACTCCTATCCACATGGGTATCTTCTCTCTGATGAAGAGTTCATTTTGTTTTAGATCAAGTGAATTGTGCTGGTCATCCACAGCATCTGGGAAAGCAACATTGTGAGACAAGAATGAGACAACTGGATTTTTCTAATAATGTTGTTGAATTCAATGAACCTGTATCAAGGTTGCTGCTCTTTAATCTGCCATGGATATTCATGATGGTACAGCTCATTATCTTGAGGAAATTGTAGAGCCCATCTCCAAGGATCAGAGCAACTGATATGAAAACCTGCCAAATTTATATGACACAGACAGCAagaaaacaataaatttattacaaGTTCTAGAGAAGTATGAACAGAAGTTAGTTTGACAAGAAAGAGGTAGACCTTGTAACCATACAAGCCTTTCATGTCTGCTTCACTTTCTAAATTCTCAGGGAACCAATCTCCCTTGAGCTTATTAATCAGTGGCCACATAATCCCATATGAAAGGACTGCCCCAAGAAGCAAAGACAAGTTCACTAGGTGGGAAACGATCATCCCTGCTCCCACGAAAGTAGCactaaaatcaaagaaaaatctGAAGAAAAATACATCAACAGAGAAATAATCAGTATCTCATGTGAAAGAAACAGAACTTTAGAGTGAACAATGATTAGAGGAACATATATTACATACGTTTGCTTCCAAGCTTGCATCCCAAAAGTAGGGAACTGTCCGAATCCACATGCTTGTTTCCCTGAGAAAAACCACTTGAAAAATGCCCACAAGAAACTGATCGAAAAATACTTAGTGAACCCCCGAACTTGTTTCCTGCAATAACAGTACAGATATACCTCAATATTTAATATtagactaaaaaataaataaagaaagaaatgaaACTGCTAATTTTGGAGTGTACTTGGCCATCTTATCTCCCTGGGTATGGAAGCCATTGATGAGAACTGCGGTTGCTAAGCCGCTTGGATAAGTCAGCTTGAGGTCTACTATCATGATCTGGATTACAAAAACTCCTCAAAATTAATAGTTTGTAATAACCCATTTGAAGATGGAATCAAAAACCCTGTTTCTGTGAGATAATAAACTCAAAAGCAGAACTTAATTTTACAACACAAAAAGCCCAAAACttaaccctttttttttttttttaatttgggtaatttatgtaaaataagAAGGGATTTATGACTCCATCATGCTACTTGGGTCCCTAAGGTCTTTAACCCATTAAcactttgaaattattttttaaaaaaagtaacaGCACTTTTTGTAGTCTTTTAAAGGAAGAAGATGCAAGAGAGTGGCCTTGTGTATATACCTTTCTAAGTGGAATTAAGACGAAAAGGCCAACAAAGCAAACTAGAAAAAGGAAGCCAGTCATCCACCCAAATCCAGGATCCTTTATAGCTCTTGGAGAGTTCCCTGCAGTGTGTTCTCCTGATAACTCATATGTCttcctgtttaatcccaaaAGGTAAGAAGCAAAACCACCTGCAAGAGAAAACCCATTGCCCAAAGTAAAGgaaatgttaaaaaaaagttCATAACTAAGCCAACCAACAAGAAAAACAACGTTAATTCATGCTAAGTTCTAATTGCTAGAGATGAAAGCTAACCTCCCACAGCTATACTATAACAAGCAACTGCACAAGTTTGAATCATAGTATTCTCCTGCCGGGTAAAGGGTTTGGCTACATATCCTGCCTTGTGAAGCATTTTTGTCCATGTTCTTACAAACACAAAAGCAAGAAGTGCTGCAGAAACATTTAGATTAGGAACCAGCCCAGTTGTGAGGTTCAGCTTCATGGCTATCACACTATAGATGGCCCCAATCACAACACTCACTAATACTCCTCTTAAAGTAATTTGCTTTGTCCATGGTTGAGCTCTCCCTTGTTTCTCTGTTTCTTCATCCTGTGGCTCTTCCATGTCGACCTCATTCTcaatctctttcttttcttttgcttcTGCCATGCTCATCTCTCTTCTGAGAAGGTACATATAATTATCATAAAAGACTCGAGAACAAATTCATATCCCAAATGGTAAAGCAAACTCACCTTGCTTCTGAAAATATGTGCTTGTGCTCTCCTTGCTTCCTTGCTTCCTTGCTTAGTTACTGAATAGAGTGGACAACTATATAAACTTGAACAAGTTGTATACGGATCTTTGTCTTCGTACAAAAGATAATAATAAGTAGGAAAATACGTTTCAAGTGATTTGGACTTCTGCAGAGTGCAGAGAGACCAGTGACCCTTTATGGATATTTATTGACTGTCTTCAGTCCTTTGGCACAGAGACCTTCAATGAACTAATAACAGGGTGGTATAGTATTACTTTTCGTCAATGCACTCGATAACTCGACCTGTCACTCATTAAAATCACTGACAAATCTCACCAACAGTACAAAAATGAAAATCACTTTGTAatgattataatataatctaatattAATCAAGCACTTTCGAAAGTGGTGTTCTATAAAGAATAAAGCTTTATATGCTTAGCTAACATCTGTGAAGGGG
The Manihot esculenta cultivar AM560-2 chromosome 1, M.esculenta_v8, whole genome shotgun sequence genome window above contains:
- the LOC110626550 gene encoding metal-nicotianamine transporter YSL1, encoding MSMAEAKEKKEIENEVDMEEPQDEETEKQGRAQPWTKQITLRGVLVSVVIGAIYSVIAMKLNLTTGLVPNLNVSAALLAFVFVRTWTKMLHKAGYVAKPFTRQENTMIQTCAVACYSIAVGGGFASYLLGLNRKTYELSGEHTAGNSPRAIKDPGFGWMTGFLFLVCFVGLFVLIPLRKIMIVDLKLTYPSGLATAVLINGFHTQGDKMAKKQVRGFTKYFSISFLWAFFKWFFSGKQACGFGQFPTFGMQAWKQTFFFDFSATFVGAGMIVSHLVNLSLLLGAVLSYGIMWPLINKLKGDWFPENLESEADMKGLYGYKVFISVALILGDGLYNFLKIMSCTIMNIHGRLKSSNLDTDAVDDQHNSLDLKQNELFIREKIPMWIGVVGYVFFSIISTIAVPMIFPQLKWYYVVVSYILAPSLAFCNAYGAGLTDMNMAYNYGKVALFVLAALSGKENGVVAALAGCGLIKSVVSVACILMQDFKTAHLTRTSPRAMFMSQVIGTAVGCVMAPLSFFLFYKAFDVGNPKEEFKAPYALIYRNMAILGVQGFSALPQHCLQLCYGFFGFAVAVNLVRDLSPQKLGQWMPLPMVMAVPFLVGAYFAIDMCVGSLIVFTWQKISTKKAELMVPAVASGLICGEGLWTLPAAVLALAKINPPICMKFLPS